A window of Glycine soja cultivar W05 chromosome 13, ASM419377v2, whole genome shotgun sequence genomic DNA:
TTTTAAGACCCATTTTCAAATCAACTAATGGTGacattgaaatttgaaagttattaagaaagaaaaagaaaagaaatatattttaaaaataattcatgaatTGTTACCTGCAACCGTAAGATTCTAAGATGTTTGTTTATAGTGAGAAAAGCCTACTACTTAAGTGTGTAATTCACCCACAATAAGGATTGGTGGTTCAATTGATTTGCAATTTTGTAAACGTAAATAAGCCTGATGGCAAGACATGAATGATAGTATCGaaattgaaagcataaatggaACTCTTTTTAACATTTAAGTATTAATGCACCAATAATTTCATGTCTAAAAAAGTCCACCAAAACTGCTTTAACAAACatttaaagtatatattttttgctGCTCTATGATCACACTCTTCTAACGGCATTATACACACATTATACATACACGATTCATGCATGAAACTCAACATTCTAGACAGTGTATGCTTGCTGTATTGTGTCAATGTTAAGACCCTTCAGTCTAACCACAGACTCAACACGACCCTTAAGTGTATGCAGTTCTCTCAGCCTGCAAAGGAAAAACAAACGCAATGATATAAATGTAAGGGCATGAAGCTAAAGATTATTTACATTTACTTTCACACataaatcataatcataataatacaGTGAAATAATTGTTCCTATACTACAGATAAACCACTTTAGATCAAGAGAGAGAACACCAACAGGTTAAGAAAAATGCATAACAAGTTAGATATGGAATTGGTAGTGTCGAGAGTTTCAACCGTAGCTTTCCTTTCATGTTGACCTTAAATCCATACCATGTACAGTAGGAAGGAACACTAAATGTGTTAGCAAATCATGATTGCAAAATAGGTTAGAAACAACTTTAGATCGAGTGGATGCATGGTGTAAACtccaatttcttttaaaatataatgtggCAACTACCATTTTATTCTGAATCTATGATTAATTCAGTACTAATAGTCTTAGGATCTGTTTAGATAAACAACTTAgggtgagtttgtttaaatttatatctTGAAAAagcacttattttaataaaataaacaactttcTGTTTATTTAGTGTGTTTGCTAAACAGTTTCTGATTAATAAAAGCTGTTTTCTGCTTATTTTGAGAGCAAATCCTATCTACTtattaaaaaagtgtttttctaaaaagcacttattttaaaattgcttttttgaagtttgaacaaaCCAACCCTTATTTAAGGAATTATTCAACAAGTGCTTATCATATAGGCATTTATGTACAAGTTATTTCTATAATTGAAAAGGATATGGGATAAAACTATTTTCATATAGGTCGTAAGATGTTTCTATATGCGCAATTTTGGAGAGCTTTTGAGATAAGCTAAAGTCAGCTTATAAGCTATTTTCACAAGCTTCCCAAACACTTACTTTAAAAAGCTTATGTTATTATATAAGTTCAAATAAGCTGTACATATAAACTCTTCCAGTGCATATTATCAGCAAAGACTCACTTGGGGGTAACATGCAACATGTAAGAGGGTATGCATATAAAGCAAACTACCTCAGACTAGACCATCATAAAAACCCATGCATGCATACCTTGCAATTTCTGCTCGTCTTCTAGCCTCTTCAGCCATCTGATTAAGTTCTGTGTAACTTGTACGTTCATTGAACATCTTAGTCTCTGGTGGGTGAAGGCCGTGAAGCGTCCTCTGTGCATGTGCCCATTTAAGTTCACGTTCTTCCTTTCCAAAATCTTTTTTCCTTGTAAAAGCAATCTGACAAAGATTTCATATTACAGAGTAAGCAACGGTTCAAATGTTGAACTAGTCTTTTTGATAGATAGGGAACACATACCCTTTGTTCAATAACAAGATCCCAAGCCCTTCCACTCAAGGCATATCGAATTATGAACTTGATAAAGTCAAGTGGGATATAAAAGATGAGGTTGTAAAGCCAAACAACACCAGCCCAACCCCATCCAATCCCTTCAATAGCAGCGAAACTCCAATTTGCATAAACTGCAATTAAGGTAGCTATCTGCTCATGAAAGCAAATGGACAAGTTATTATCACTACTATATTTACAATGTAAATAGGCCAAAAGTAGTGTTGTGTGTTGAATTCACTCACCAGCTGGGCGATAACAAAAGCTGCAACAAGTAACAAACCCGGACGTTCAACATAAGACCAACTCCGAGCCCGTGTAATGAATATGAGGGCCTGACTAATTGTGCTAACTTGTAGGTATATTGCTGAGGCAAGCTTTCTAAAGTCATCCCTATCCTTTTTCTGAAGACTTGAGACTCCAAATGTTTGCTACAAGCATTAATACAAGCCATTGAACAAAGTTAGTGATTCAAACTTCAAAGTAAGcagtatatattataaaaatcatacgGATTATTGGCTTAACAAACATGATATAATTAAGTTGATAAACTATGTTTCTTACAGGGAAAAAATCTGTTTTATATGCTGCCCAAAAGAAAATAACTGTCATCATAGCCAAATAACCACCAAGAATTATTCCAGTGGTAAAGATCTCGGCCAACTTCCAGCTATCTGGATATGGAGATGGTTTCACCCTGTCCTTTGATATCGTCATAATGGTACCTGACATATTCAAAGGTCGTATAAATTTAAGTGTGGAAAGAAAGTAACAAGAAACAGGATCTCTTTCACAACATcagtgaaaagaaaatgagaaacatGGTATTTGACATTAATTAGGTGGTAATGGTGACAAAAATATCCATGACTTAACTAGTAAAGATCTATGTTAgtgttgaaaagaaaaataaggtaCATACCGTCATTAAGAATAGCAATAATCAGCACCATGAATGGTGGAAAATCAAAATGCCATATGAGGGCCAGTAACATGAAACCAAGCTGTCAACACAAATTCAACGTTAGTAATCAAAGTCATATGTCTAAAAGAACAATAGCCTATACTCAATCTTAGACTATAAAACTTACCACAATACGGATTGTGATGGAAACTGCATAGATCTGTTCAAAAGAAAATCAATGAATGAAAagtaaataatcataattatcattgttTAGACTAAGATGGTGGGATAATGGTTCTTAGGTAGGCATGTGCCATTTAAGGGGAAGATGATGCAACAAAATATCCAATTTCCTAAAGTCAAAACCAAACTCAAAAGTTAGAACTGAATGTAGGCTCACTGTGTAATTCTTCATCCTTTGGAATATTGCTCGACTGGTCAGTACAGCACTGATGATAACACTGAGACCAGGTTCAGTCAGAACAATATCAGAAGCACTACGAGCTGCATCAGTAGCATCGGCGACAGCTATTCCAATATCTGCCTTTTTAAGAGCAGGAGCATCGTTAACCCCATCACCAGTCATTCCACATATGTGTTTCCTAGCTTGTAAACGTTTCACGATCTCATATTTGTGTTctgtattaaaaataaactcattaagtcaaacaaataaaagagaaaaatatcatATGAAGGTAAACCATCATTATCATTTCAAGTAAATATCATGGAAGAAGGGGAAAAGCCACTGCTCCTGGATGTTGCTTGTACAAGGTATTTCATAGATTGTAGCTTCTTGCCACCATCAACTGAAGCAAGGTTACTGAATGTATGCATATATTTCTAAATACtaagaaattaaagagaaaagaaaggtatTATACCAGGAAAAACACCAGCAAATCCATCTGCTTTTTCAATCAACTCATCAACTGGCAAGGTAGCAATTGCTTCATCCTTGTTTTGGCCCAATAAAGCCGATGAAGGGTACATGTTGGTTCCCATCCCCAGACGGCGTCCTGTTTCTTTTCCTATTGCTAGTTGATCACCTAAAGAAAATGGAACTCATAAAGATATTATACCTAAATAATAGAAGAATCAATAAATCACTCCTATTATTATGTCCAAAGCACAAGGGATGCATCTAAAAGAGACTAGACTTGATGTACTAACCATGCAACAAAAATAGCAAATCAAGCACTTAGCCAAGAAGCAAAATACTTTGATACTAGCCACAATTGTAATAAGAGATTAAGAGGTGCTATTCAAGTTGGGAGAGAACTTATTCCTTTCTGTACAATTTTGCTTAATTCGAATTTCATAATCAACAGCAAGTCTGACACCAATACCATTACATTCTTCCATGTTATAattcaatattaaaatatagagCCATCAAAAGCATCATCAACAGATAATGCAGAAAGTTTTCAGGAGTGCAAGAAACATGGATGTATTACTTTCTTctgtttaatatataatatcatgCAGCGGACAAATACCTGTTATCATTTTAACATTTACTCCAAGATTTAATGCCCTTCGTATTGTCTCAGCGCTATCATGTCTAGGTGGGTCAAATAGAGGCAAGAGTCCAATAAATTGCCAAGGCCCACCTtggctttctttctttccatcagGAACTTCCTGGGATATTATGATAAATGCAGTCAGTAATGATATGCAATGTAACTTGAATTTACTACCTCCAGTCCAAAAGAAAGAGCATAAATACACGCATACCTGGTAAGCTACTGCAAGAGACCGTAATCCTCGCTCTGCAAACTTATCAATGACAGAATGAACTCTGCGTTCTATCTCTGATTTATTGCGTGCAAGATTCAAAATCTAGTAGTAATGAAAAGTATGAATCAGTTCTATAGTCATGCGGAACCAATATACAAAAGCAATGAGTTGGCTCATAAAAATACCTGCTCTGGTGCTCCTTTGCTGACACGATGCATTTTACTTTCACCGTCTATATAAGTGATTGCAGTTCGCTTGTCAGTTGGATTGAAGGGTAGGAAGTGAACCTCTTGAATACCAGCCCTTgcctaattttaaacaaattcagATACAACAGCATGTAGCAAACACAAAAGGGAATAGTAATGtaggttcttttttattttttgagtaaAAACACAACCTTACAACAACAGTTAAATTTAACAGCATGTTTTGCAAGCATGAAAAAGTGATATATCATCATATATGAGCCTACCTCTTTTGGATCACCCAACATCCCTACAATAGCGGCATCTATAGCATCTTGGTTTTCCAATCGTGCAGCCCGAGCGGCCATGAGAACAACAGTATCTACGTCAACTCCTTTAGCAAAAATCTAcagaaaacattaaaaacacTTGTTTAAGAATATGAAAAGGCaaataagaaaacaacacaatacATAACTGACTACTACTAACCTCAATAAGATTCTTGTCAACTGTCAGTTTATTCAAAGTCAAAGTTCCAGTTTTGTCACTACATAATACATCCATTCCTGCCATCTCTTCTATTGCTGTCATTCTTTTAGTAATAGCACCCTACAATGATTGTATAAAGCATATCCTATAAAGACTAGAATCTAGTTGATTAAAACTTGAGACAACCACTTTTCAAGAAGCACTAATGTCTACCTGCTGAGCTAAGCGATGGGATCCAATTGCCATTGTCACTGACAAAACAGTAGGCATGGCAATAGGAATTCCTCCAATAAGAAGCACAAGCAGATTGTCAATCCCAGGACGATATTCCCGGTGTTGAATTGGGTACATGACAATTATCTCTACTATCATTCCCACAGCAATGGAACATATGCAGAAGTTCCCAATTGCAGTCAGGACCTATTTAAGGAACCCAGAACAATGCTAAGTGTCAATGTGAAGCATATATTCTAAATATAAAggagaaaacaaaatcaaaggTGGGCTTGTAGAGACTAGAGAGCCAACAAAATTTAAGCACATATCACTGTGTGTGTtcataaattaacttattatataGGTAGCAGTAAGCACATGGACAagataatacaaaatattttgttatattcttTTCTATTTGGTTCCACCCTTTTTAGTGAAACCAAAATGTATCACTTTTAATTATGTTCTACTTTTAAAATGTaccaaacataaaacaaaactcATGTTATGTTCCATTCCGTTCTAACAAGTTTGCCAATCGCTGATAAATGCAGTTTCAAAGAGATTCAGGTTCATTTTACCATTATGTACCAAAAAAGCATtaaatgtacaaaaaaaaaagggttcattttACCTTCTGGAAATGACCAACTTGATTTGTGGAGTCCACAAGATGAGCAGCTTTGCCAAAGAAGGTATGAACTCCTGTGGCAATAACAACTGCATTGATCTCTCCCTGCTTGCATGTGGAGCCTGAATAAACACTATCACCAGGGCCTTTTGTGACAGGAAGAGACTCGCCTGTAAGTGCAGACTGTAACACAAACCAGGAACATAAGCAATCAACaaaacaaagatgataacaGGATAGCAGGAAACAAAACAGTAAAGGCGGCAAGATGCACCTGATCAATCTTCAGTGGATCACCTTCAAGTAGACGAGCATCCGCAGGGATAATATCCCCTAGCTTAACACTAATTATATCACCAGGAACAAGAATGCTAGCATCCTCCTCAATCCATTTCCCATCTCGAAGGAACTGAAGAAGTATTTTAGGAATATTACTAGCAAAAGTCAAATTAAGACAAGACATATATGAATCTAATATTTTCACTTAAACCTCACCAAAATCCAAAATTATATGCTAGTAAAAAAGGCATAGCATCTCTTAGAATTCATGTTGGCCCAACGTGGCACAAGTTATGAAGGAAGATCAATGGTTGAGATTAACTAGTGCATGAATTACGAGGCACCATCAAATGGAAGcaaattcttttcattttcatgaaAGTGTGTTACCAATCAATACAAACAGACCTATAATCTTCTAATAACTAATACCTTAGCTTTAGGTGCTAAACGAGCCATCAGAGCTGCCGCAGCATTACCAGCATTGTTCTCCTCAATGAAACTTATTGTTGAATTGATAATAAGGAGTGTGATAATCCCAACAAAGTCTTGCCAATCAGGAGGTTTTCCCTGAAGAATATGAAGATAAAAATTCAGGAAATAGGCAAAACCAATAACATAATGTCAAAAGAACCTTGTACAACCATTTCTGAAAGTCATTCTTCTATTATGTGCATTCACACACAGAtatcaaaataaacattttcaacagaatatacaattaaaacttaaaagtataCAGCAGCTTACTCCTCCATTGGCCAAAGCAATGGCCATGATTGCTGCAGCTTCCATGACCCATGAAAGAGGATTCCACATAAATCCTAAAAACTTCAAAACCTTGCTCTCCTGCAAAATTCATACAGAAAGACATAGAACCTcacaaacaacaaaagctcAGCAGAGAAACTAAACTTGGAAGTAGAAACCAGCTTTCGATTAATACAGGAATAACTCTCTTTCAAAGTTCTCcgtcaaaggaaaaaaaacaattcttTCTTATTAACCAACAGTTCATAATATCATATCATACCTGTgtcagattttgataaatatatattcctTTCTCATTTATCTCTTTCTACttcattctctttctctctccctcccccccccccccccctctctctctctcccaagTCTCACCTTCtttctctgctttttttttcctttctatctttcttttcctttcaccCCAAAATGGCTGTACTTTACATTTTCCCATCAAATAATAGAGAAAATGGTATGTTTCACATCTGATAATTCAAAGCATCTTTCCACACTGaagagtgaaaaaagaaaaagaaaaaggaaaaaattgaaGGGAAAGACCTTCTTCTCCTCAAGTTTGTTGTGGCCAAAGATGACCAGCCTCTCCTCAGCAGATTCTGTTGTGAGTCCATTTGAATCACACCTCAGAGTCTGAAAAACTTCCTCAAGTGGAACGTTTTCCTGCCAAgagattaaaaggaaaaaagtcaccaaaaaaaaaaaaacacaataaaaaataaaaccataatCCACACAAAAACAGAGGAAATTTGCCAAAAAAACAGAACAGAACTTAAAACTTCCAACACCAGGAACATAAAAACAAAACCCAGAAACACTCATCAACCccgtgattttttttcttaaaaaatactaaaaatgaaaaaaaaatgtaaaccaCAACATAAGAACCAAACACAAACAGTTCAAACAATTCCATcaacaaagagagaaaaataaaaaacagagaAATGAGTTGCTCTGTTTGGTACCAAATCCACAGCTTCCTTCAAAACAGCATGCATGGCTTCTTCCTTCTCAGCCATCTCAACCAAAACCCAAGTTTTAGGTGATCCACAACAGAAAGGTGCAAGCTTTTGGTGAATAACACAATACTCGGAACCAGAAGAGAAATCACACAAAGAAAACagaggtttttttttgttttatcttccttcacccCAATATAGAATGTGTGTTGTGACGTTTCTTGTGCTTTTGgtttctttgtgtgtgtgtccTAACTTAACTCTCGAAGTGGCTGGCAGCTTTTTAAGGACAGCATGGTAAACATTTCTATGAGGATTTCATGTACTTGCAGGTACACTCTGCTTCTATAATATTCCACAATTGTACTTATTGTgtcgttatttatttattttggcttttcttcctctataattaaatatacattaatgaTGAAAACTTATAGTATATACTCTACTCTCCtaacttttgttttttctttcaatgtGTTATTCGTTGGAGGAGATTTCTTCAAGTATTTAACGTTTAGACTCAAATCCTAGATTTTTAGTTAAGATgaaataactttatttaattattccaCGTATTTGGTGgtgttaataatgtaatttatGTAAGGTTAATCCatgtttgaaattaaatttacaaaaagcatatttctgaaattaaattaaaataaaataacaacttaTATCTACAAAagaatatttgaagaaaaattaatacAGTATAATATTTTAGGTGttttaatgtgattttttattataatcagAAATTCACTTTAATAGATtacatcataaaaattaaagtataaatgattttttagtttttacattatagaactatttttatttttattttttaaatatttccctttttagtttgatttttttggtgcaTTTGTAATTATCtagtacataattttttttatttaaatctatatgttattattttaatcctacaaatataaaattgttaattcTTATCTCTATCGTTTATAAAATACTATCAAATTTGTCTTTCAGTTTTATTAATTTCGTCATTGCTTATTAAGAAAAGGAatggaaataaaacaaaacaaaaactcgAAAAGAATTTAgaatgactaaaataaaaataatcttttattataataattaaaaagttacttaagtctaaaaattaacataaaaaattgacaCTGATTGTCAAAATAAACTCtaagtataattaaaaaataataatagcaatataaaattttaggcttaatcacaaattttattactcaacttttctcattttatgaattttatcatCCAAATTTACCACTAAACTTgtcaatttttacatattttatcatCATTCACGtgttaccaaaataaaattaaagaaaagataaaataatattattatttagttatcaatgtgatgataaaatatataaaaattaaaaatttgagaaGCTGAAGGATaaaatttttggaaaaaaaacttaaatgataaaattaaaaaatgataaaaattagatgtaaaatttataattacctttttttggtCATGCGATCTTATATCTCATCCACTCAATGTCTCAACTAGTATAAAGAggtgatatttttataaataaaaaaataatcactatACTCACAATATATTTAGGATTTTATTAACGAGTGTCAATATGTtattagttataaaaattaaaaaatatatatttattataaaaattgtaaaaaaaaattacaaacaatataattttatacattctaatttaattttcttctttcattttttttaacaatgacTTAAGAACACTTGTTATCatttgattatatattaatCGAGTTGTTGATAAACTGACGTAAAGAGCACATCAATGAAGAAGATCAAAATAGTTAAACGAGTATTGTATGAGCAGGGTACCCTACGTTACATCAttgacattattaattattaattattaaatcattaatataaatttggGGCAGTCTTCAATTTGATagttacacacacaaaaacacaaAGTGGGATTGTGTTAAAAAATATGCCATTCGTACAAATCACAAATGGTACGGAATGTATTAATCGTTGTTTACTTGCATTACTTCTATATTACTTAAAATGCTTCTTGcattaaaaaaaggaaactttTATTACTGAAAAAGAGATGTACTATATTTGTTAAGCGCCTccattatacaatttttttttgagatattaactattttttatatacataaataatattatattggtGCTATAAAAATTAGATGCAAATCAGTTTTGTCCAAAAagatactaaaaaataaaacttaatttttttaaaatggatgAAGATCTTCTTcgcaatttttatataaaaattagattttcacaCTGAGATTGAACATCCTAGTCCAATCATGAATCTTAGTAAGATTagattaatgttaaaatttctTTGCAAGATCTCTTACCGGAGGATatgctcaaaataaaaaaaaagtattaattgttttaaaagttttatctttatctttaatattagagtaattcaatataaaatttaaaggtAATATCCACACATTTATATTATTGctcaattataattttctattagtataatttttaaaataattataataaaaattaataaatttataataaatgatgGACTGAAATGttataataaatgataatataaaatttttactaTAATTCTTTTTCTCATACTGTAATAaggcaagaaaaaaataaatttggactaatttttattttttactgatAACGAGATcttttaagatattttgatATTAATACTACCTACTAAAACGGTGATCGATCCATGTAAATGCATCTCTTGACTTTGAGAAATATATTAGTGTATGTCTAGTGTTGTtatcattttgttgtttcaacttTGGTTCCCTGTTCAATTTAGCAGGTACTTTCACGTTTTATTCagttaaaaattttattctttttttttttacttactatacttaattttaatatttatatcactatttttatatgtatgataataattattgctaacttttaattttttaaaataaattatcccgCTAGTCTAGGGTCATGAATCCACCATTGATTAAGTTATATTTTAGCAAATCATTTAgttgaaaaatttgtttaacagtttgatatataatttttttaatagcttttaaactttattttgagtagtagtttttttaaaatgttagtttttagattttttatattttattctcctttaatcttgaaaatatttattaaattttcttattattctttaaaaaataagattttattatttattaaattgtttaatttaactattacagtattgatttgttttattattttagcatTATATATCAAGATATTGATAATGATAGACCATatgtttactttattttatttattttatttgtgttattatatttttcatttttaatattactctatttattttaaccacTATACtagttataatatttaatttattattttaaaattatatttaataaaatttaaaataataaatattagatttattttattttaaaattatttttggataattttatattagattatttgttttaattattagattaattaatataataaaagtataatgTCTACTtaagtgtatattttttttaatttattttaactttgattaaaaatattttaagatatagtATAAGATTATGAATAGAATacataatacaaaaaatataataattaaaagtaaaaatgtaattaaaataatatttatatgaataaaaaattacaagaggttaaaattaactaaaaaactaaaattataacacctcaaaatatatttttatctataaaataaaattgaaaatcatataaaaatattatataaatatatctatttctattattttatatttttagttacttcaatggataattttatcaaacacttataGTTTAACAAGTTAAGGCTCCATTTGGGGTGGTTGCGAGTTTCTgatttttgattttcaaatgtaaattttaaaacaaaatgggttcgacaaaaatgaattttttaacttaatt
This region includes:
- the LOC114382744 gene encoding plasma membrane ATPase 1-like codes for the protein MAEKEEAMHAVLKEAVDLENVPLEEVFQTLRCDSNGLTTESAEERLVIFGHNKLEEKKESKVLKFLGFMWNPLSWVMEAAAIMAIALANGGGKPPDWQDFVGIITLLIINSTISFIEENNAGNAAAALMARLAPKAKFLRDGKWIEEDASILVPGDIISVKLGDIIPADARLLEGDPLKIDQSALTGESLPVTKGPGDSVYSGSTCKQGEINAVVIATGVHTFFGKAAHLVDSTNQVGHFQKVLTAIGNFCICSIAVGMIVEIIVMYPIQHREYRPGIDNLLVLLIGGIPIAMPTVLSVTMAIGSHRLAQQGAITKRMTAIEEMAGMDVLCSDKTGTLTLNKLTVDKNLIEIFAKGVDVDTVVLMAARAARLENQDAIDAAIVGMLGDPKEARAGIQEVHFLPFNPTDKRTAITYIDGESKMHRVSKGAPEQILNLARNKSEIERRVHSVIDKFAERGLRSLAVAYQEVPDGKKESQGGPWQFIGLLPLFDPPRHDSAETIRRALNLGVNVKMITGDQLAIGKETGRRLGMGTNMYPSSALLGQNKDEAIATLPVDELIEKADGFAGVFPEHKYEIVKRLQARKHICGMTGDGVNDAPALKKADIGIAVADATDAARSASDIVLTEPGLSVIISAVLTSRAIFQRMKNYTIYAVSITIRIVLGFMLLALIWHFDFPPFMVLIIAILNDGTIMTISKDRVKPSPYPDSWKLAEIFTTGIILGGYLAMMTVIFFWAAYKTDFFPQTFGVSSLQKKDRDDFRKLASAIYLQVSTISQALIFITRARSWSYVERPGLLLVAAFVIAQLIATLIAVYANWSFAAIEGIGWGWAGVVWLYNLIFYIPLDFIKFIIRYALSGRAWDLVIEQRIAFTRKKDFGKEERELKWAHAQRTLHGLHPPETKMFNERTSYTELNQMAEEARRRAEIARLRELHTLKGRVESVVRLKGLNIDTIQQAYTV